A region from the Benincasa hispida cultivar B227 chromosome 12, ASM972705v1, whole genome shotgun sequence genome encodes:
- the LOC120068503 gene encoding PSME3-interacting protein: MEDESTRAIRLMNFVSEEQLDEAKKTRGERVEDGTAQRDRPLFEILKENKDKRDAEFNERFKHRPPKALDEDETEFLDKLEMSKREHERQMADAEEQELRSFQAAVAAQSILLNEVREITAPAPAAQEKASVRRETLVIRPPSMIIRVKPQAKKARIEPRNPEKAGSTTDTNSDTKADEPPESAKTLDTNSDRPLEAAAITGLVSYSDESEED, translated from the exons ATGGAGGATGAATCTACGCGAGCAATTAGGCTTATGAATTTCGTCTCCGAGGAACAG TTAGATGAAGCCAAGAAAACAAGGGGCGAACGAGTTGAGGATGGCACTGCTCAAAGAGACAGACCCCTCTTCGAG attttaaaggaaaataaagacAAGCGGGATGCTGAATTTAATGAGCGGTTCAAGCACA GACCACCAAAGGCTCTGGACGAGGATGAGACAGAATTTCTGGATAAATTGGAAATG TCAAAGAGAGAACATGAAAGGCAAATGGCTGATGCAGAAGAACAAGAGCTCCGCAGTTTTCAA GCAGCAGTAGCAGCACAATCTATTTTGTTGAATGAAGTGAGGGAAATAACCGCCCCTGCTCCAGCAGCTCAG GAAAAGGCATCAGTTAGGAGAGAGACTCTGGTCATTCGACCCCCGAGTATGATTATTAGAGTAAAGCCACAGGCAAAGAAAGCAAGGATCGAACCTAGAAACCCAGAAAAAGCTGGTAGCACCACTGATACCAATAGTGATACCAAAGCAGACGAGCCTCCAGAATCAGCAAAAACACTTGATACCAATAGTGATAGGCCGCTTGAAGCTGCTGCTATAACAGGACTAGTTTCATATAGTGATGAAAGTGAAGAAGATTAG